From Acidovorax sp. FHTAMBA, one genomic window encodes:
- a CDS encoding long-chain fatty acid--CoA ligase, with protein MRPHHKFWPRRLPKAITLPSTSLWDNLAISARRYPDKAALVFFGRTLSYLQLMQGAERLAARLAQLGVQRGDRVVLCMQNCPQLVMAHFAILRANAVVVPVNPMNRAEELKHYITDPDTKVAFTTGDLAPELAKASNALPGAERLAHLVVTQFTDAFDAGVSGIDAPPEAWSEWLGTRHPLPGLDGGQVHTWTDVVDCAEAPPELVVGPSDLALLPYTSGTTGLPKGCMHLHKSIMHNAVASSLWGNGSVDNVTLAVVPMFHITGMVSVMHASIYSAATLVIMPRWDRDLAGRLISRYQVTNWTNIPTMVIDLLGSPNFASYDLSSLVYIGGGGAAMPQAVAQRLLEQYGLRYAEGYGLTETAAPSHSNPPDHPKQQCLGIPFMSTDARVIDPDTLQEVPVGEQGEIIIHGPEVFEGYWKRPDATEAAFIDFEGKRFFRSGDLGRMDEDGYFFLTDRLKRMINASGFKVWPAEVEALMFRHPAIQEACIIATKDSYRGETVKAVVVLRATHQDTTEQQIIDWCRENMAVYKVPRIVQFVSALPKSGSGKVMWRALQEQEAQ; from the coding sequence CTTTTTTGGCCGCACGCTGAGCTACCTGCAATTGATGCAGGGGGCCGAGCGCCTGGCCGCACGGCTGGCACAACTGGGCGTGCAGCGCGGCGACCGGGTGGTGCTGTGCATGCAGAACTGCCCGCAGCTTGTGATGGCCCATTTCGCCATCCTGCGGGCCAACGCGGTGGTGGTGCCCGTCAACCCCATGAACCGGGCCGAGGAGCTCAAGCACTACATCACCGACCCCGATACCAAGGTGGCTTTCACCACGGGTGATCTCGCGCCCGAGCTGGCCAAGGCCAGCAACGCGCTGCCCGGTGCCGAGCGGCTGGCGCACCTGGTGGTCACGCAGTTCACCGATGCGTTTGATGCGGGTGTGTCCGGTATCGACGCGCCGCCCGAAGCCTGGTCGGAGTGGCTGGGTACGCGGCACCCGCTGCCGGGGCTCGACGGCGGCCAGGTCCACACCTGGACAGATGTCGTGGACTGCGCGGAGGCGCCGCCCGAGCTGGTGGTGGGGCCCAGCGACCTGGCGCTGCTGCCTTACACCAGTGGTACCACCGGCCTGCCCAAGGGCTGCATGCACCTGCACAAAAGCATCATGCACAACGCGGTGGCGAGCAGCCTGTGGGGCAACGGCTCGGTGGACAACGTGACGCTGGCGGTGGTGCCCATGTTCCACATTACCGGCATGGTGAGCGTGATGCATGCGTCCATCTACAGCGCGGCCACCCTGGTGATCATGCCCCGGTGGGACCGCGACCTGGCAGGGCGCCTGATCTCGCGCTACCAGGTGACCAACTGGACCAACATCCCCACCATGGTCATCGACCTGCTGGGCAGCCCGAACTTTGCGAGCTACGACCTGTCGAGCCTGGTCTACATTGGCGGTGGCGGTGCCGCCATGCCGCAGGCGGTGGCCCAGCGACTGCTGGAGCAGTACGGCCTGCGCTACGCAGAAGGCTATGGGCTGACGGAAACCGCAGCGCCGTCGCACTCCAACCCGCCAGACCACCCCAAGCAGCAGTGCCTGGGCATTCCTTTCATGAGCACCGATGCGCGGGTGATCGACCCGGACACCCTGCAGGAGGTGCCCGTGGGCGAGCAGGGCGAGATAATCATCCACGGCCCCGAGGTGTTTGAAGGCTACTGGAAGCGCCCGGACGCCACGGAGGCTGCGTTCATTGACTTTGAGGGCAAGCGGTTCTTCCGCTCGGGCGACCTGGGGCGCATGGACGAAGACGGCTACTTCTTCCTGACCGACCGGCTCAAGCGCATGATCAATGCGAGTGGCTTCAAGGTGTGGCCGGCCGAGGTGGAGGCTCTGATGTTCCGCCACCCCGCCATCCAGGAGGCCTGCATCATTGCCACCAAGGACAGCTACCGGGGCGAGACCGTGAAAGCGGTGGTGGTGTTGCGCGCCACGCACCAGGACACCACCGAGCAGCAGATCATCGACTGGTGCCGCGAGAACATGGCCGTGTACAAGGTGCCGCGCATCGTTCAGTTTGTCAGCGCACTGCCCAAGAGCGGGAGCGGCAAGGTCATGTGGCGGGCCTTGCAGGAGCAGGAAGCGCAGTAG
- a CDS encoding PilZ domain-containing protein: MPHERRHFVRVSFDAPALLTTSSNAFSVHVQDLSLKGALIVAPAQAGLEPGMLCQITIPLAETGNHIAMSAEVAHVEGLHTGLLCRGIDLDSVTHLRRLIELQLGDPALLERDLVELTGASPTH, from the coding sequence ATGCCCCATGAACGCCGTCACTTCGTTCGCGTCAGTTTCGATGCACCCGCCCTGCTTACCACGTCCAGCAATGCCTTCAGCGTGCATGTGCAGGACCTGTCCCTCAAGGGCGCACTGATCGTTGCGCCCGCGCAAGCGGGTCTGGAGCCGGGCATGCTCTGCCAGATCACCATTCCGCTGGCAGAAACCGGCAATCACATCGCCATGTCCGCCGAAGTGGCGCACGTGGAAGGCCTGCACACCGGCCTGCTGTGCCGGGGCATCGACCTGGACAGCGTCACCCACCTGCGCCGCCTCATCGAGCTGCAACTGGGAGACCCGGCCCTGCTGGAACGGGACCTGGTCGAGCTGACGGGTGCCAGCCCCACCCACTGA